Within Sorangiineae bacterium MSr11367, the genomic segment CTAACAGAAAGTGCAATGCAACTTCGCACCACTGCCGCTTTTCTTTTGCTGCTGGTCTTCCTCGGGTCCAAGCCAGCGAAAGCACAGATGGCCGACTCACTCGCGTCGGTCAACTACGAGCACTACCCGAACGTGAACTCGCCCAGGGACTCGGGCTCGCAGGTCGGTCTCGAGGTTTTCCGCTTTCGCGCGGGCCTTCCCATCCCGCTCACCGAATCGAAAAAGACGATTCTCCTTCCCGGCCTCTCCTACGAGCTGCTCGGGTTTCACGGGGAAGGTGCCAACAAGCCGAACATCGGTACCTTGCATGCACCTTCGGCGTCGCTCGGACTCTTGCAGGTCTTCGGCGACCGATTCATCGGCATGGCCATGGTGGGCGCTGGCTTCGCCACCGACTTTCGCGATCGCGTCTCGGCCGACGATCTTCTCTTCACCGTCACCGGGCTGTTTCTCTACAAGTTCGACAAGAACTTTACCCTCGGCGCCGGCGTCACCTACGACCGCCG encodes:
- a CDS encoding DUF6268 family outer membrane beta-barrel protein, which translates into the protein MQLRTTAAFLLLLVFLGSKPAKAQMADSLASVNYEHYPNVNSPRDSGSQVGLEVFRFRAGLPIPLTESKKTILLPGLSYELLGFHGEGANKPNIGTLHAPSASLGLLQVFGDRFIGMAMVGAGFATDFRDRVSADDLLFTVTGLFLYKFDKNFTLGAGVTYDRRSGNLLPLPAIGVNWQISNEFRIRGFIPARLDVEYRALPWLTVGLRGTFEGNRFHLSEKRYGASDLQLAYSIITVGPKVTFRLADMMHLDVYSSVAVMRRYEVLRDGDSLGSAYLNPTVLSGIRLWFGPSGWRNEQAAPAPSEPAVPAAPKEGEPR